The following coding sequences lie in one Asterias amurensis chromosome 18, ASM3211899v1 genomic window:
- the LOC139950475 gene encoding uncharacterized protein translates to MAEASSSMRSGANSMAFQIIERSELKDPIWLGAGGFGNVFKYKHDLLGDVAVKKCRVNSRMEVESLAKPGLNNFIVKILGWIEPTEKDEHSYIVMEYMEHRSLKDFSRKLSPIPDSLKIRMVSEVIEGMYFLHNKNIIHRDLKLENIFVGKEFSVKIGDLGCATWKSVANRTKDTPGTFTHMAPEILKNVNEPATKMSDVYSFGITLWELSTNGNPFEHEKQETRLERAILGGKRPDMGTCFPVDVPHIIKDMMERAWRLAPDERPTFQELKEEIAQEYNDNYKEDVPAALSVCYKKLSLAQKKEEESCKENGDTPDSPSAEDNLSMLDGPRPGPLCSYNDQRNGGVLEKISVPVSDTGKGELPGVTTAFGKLGIDEGKKAVQPVSDDIKASRQPSESASAPRPTTGEPRVPTQESHCGNPETSKNLSFLNQPQSQHQTGYDPQPSNRKTGRGDDSSAAESCVSDVLDPEVKKITNSKEILEEKHINTLSRHIGLRWKELGRELKLSSVKMENIEVDHHYGGQREWAFQVMLAWMRKKGRATKGELATALVTVELTEAALKLL, encoded by the exons ATGGCGGAAGCCTCTTCTAGTATGAGGTCAGGTGCAAATTCCATGGCCTTCCAAATAATCGAACGTAGCGAACTAAAAGATCCCATTTGGCTTGGAGCTGGTGGATTTGGAAATGTGTTTAAATATAAACACGATCTCTTGGGAGATGTTGCAGTCAAAAAATGCAG ggtgAACAGTCGAATGGAAGTGGAAAGTCTGGCCAAGCCGGGCTTAAACAATTTCATTGTCAAAATACTAGGCTGGATTGAGCCAACAGAAAAAGATGAACACTCTTATATTGTGATGGAGTACATGGAACACAGGTCGTTGAAGGATTTCTCCAGAAAGCTGAGCCCAATTCCAGACTCTCTGAAGATCAGGATGGTTTCTGAAGTCATCGAGGGCATGTACTTTCTACACAATAAGAATATCATTCATAGAGACCTGAAGCTGGAAAACATATTTGTCGGGAAAGAGTTCTCTGTTAAG ATAGGTGATCTTGGATGCGCAACTTGGAAGTCTGTCGCAAATCGCACTAAAGACACTCCAGGAACGTTTACACATATGGCTCCTGAGATCCTGAAAAATGTTAATGAGCCAGCAACAAAAATGTCCGATGTCTATAG TTTTGGAATAACTCTATGGGAATTGTCCACTAATGGAAATCCGTTTGAAC ATGAAAAACAGGAAACCCGTTTAGAGCGGGCTATTTTGGGGGGCAAGAGACCGGATATGGGTACATGCTTCCCAGTAGATGTGCCACACATTATTAAAGACATGATGGAAAGAGCCTGGCGTCTGGCACCAGACGAGAGACCTACATTCCAAG AATTAAAAGAGGAGATTGCACAAGAGTATAACGACAATTACAAAGAGGATGTTCCTGCTGCTCTTTCTGTATGCTACAAAAAGTTAAGTCTCGCACAGAAGAAG GAGGAGGAGTCGTGTAAGGAGAATGGGGATACTCCAGATTCACCTTCAGCGGAAGACAATTTGTCCATGCTTGACGGACCTAGGCCTGGTCCACTATGCTCCTACAACGATCAGAGAAACGGAGGCGTTCTTGAAAAGATATCTGTGCCAGTGTCGGATACTGGGAAGGGGGAGTTACCAGGAGTCACCACAGCCTTTGGCAAATTGGGCATTGACG AGGGAAAAAAAGCTGTGCAACCTGTGTCTGACGACATCAAGGCAAGCCGTCAACCTTCGGAAAGTGCCTCCGCCCCACGTCCCACAACTGGAGAACCAA GGGTTCCTACTCAAGAATCACATTGTGGAAATCCAGAAACATCAAAGAACCTTTCATTCCTGAATCAACCGCAAAGCCAACaccag aCTGGATACGATCCCCAGCCGAGTAACAGGAAGACAGGAAGAGGGGACGACTCATCTGCTGCTGAGAGCTGTGTGTCAGACGTCTTGGACCCAGAAGTAAAGAAGATCACGA ATTCCAAAGAGATTCTAGAAGAGAAACACATCAATACCTTGTCTCGCCACATTGGACTTAGATGGAAAGAGCTTGGACGCGAGTTGAAGCTGAGTAGTGTCAAGATGGAAAATATTGAGGTTGATCATCATTATGGGGGTCAGCGAGAGTGGGCTTTTCAAGTCATGTTGGCATGGATGAGGAAGAAAGGCAGAGCCACAAAGGGGGAACTAGCAACAGCTCTTGTGACTGTTGAGCTGACTGAAGCAGCTCTGAAATTACTATAA